CtttatagaatttattttttgACCCCCTAAATGAACAAACAGTCCAGAATCTACTTCCGTTTCAAGCGACAAATTAAATTTAACACCGATAACAATTAGAAGAAAagcaattaaaatatttatgtaGCCGTCAAAACATAAACATTCCCAATTCAATCTTTGAAATTGCAAGATAGAACTCCAAAATTTCTAGGAAAACATGCCTCAAAATGACAACCTTCAAAATCCGaaatagaaaaattacaaaaaaacacATTCCTATGGAAAATACTTCAAACACCACAAAATTCTCCTGATACTAAGGCTATAGGGACATTGAAATTATACTTAGAAAAATCAGAGATTCATTCCTCCACTCAAGAGGATGCCTTTGTCTTACTGGGAGCCAATTGAGTCTCGGGCTGCATGAATAGAAAATATTTAGGCATACTTACAAAAAGATTTAGGTTGTGAAAGATACAACACTTTCCAAGGACAACATGATGGCAGAAACAATCAGATTAAAGATAGACTAATGGAAAGCAAAGTCAACTGAAATAAAGTATAAACCATGTATTCAAGTTATGAGAATCAACTATGGGAAAGAACAATGAGGCAGAGCATAAAACTAATACCTCCTTCCTGACAGATTCTTCCTTCTCAGACAATGTCAACTCGATGTGGCACGGATTCGACATGTAGGCTACAGAAAGGCCAAGAGGTTAGAATCATAATAGCATATCATCAGCTACAAGAACCATTTAGAAAATATGGGCACTCACGATTGATTCTTCCATGGGCACGGTATGTGCGGCGCCTCTGTTTCTGCGCTTGGTTTACTTGGATGTGAGTTATGTAAAGTGAATCCACGTCCAAGCCTTTGACCTAAAATGAGGTGAAAGCAACAATCAACTCATCTCTTAGAGATAGGAGGAAGTAGAGGAATCTACACAAAAGTAAATAATCCTACAAATCCAAACATACCTCAGCATTACTCTCAGCATTCTTGAGTAAATCAAGAATAAACCCTGCAGATTTGACAGGCCAACGTCCTTGCCCATTTGAGTGGCGATTCTTTACCTGAGCAGTACGACCAACCCCACGACAAAATCGTGTGAAGGGAATAGCCTGTTTGTGGGCAAGAACATCCTCCAAGTATCTCTTTGCCTTGTCCAAAGGCATCTTCCTAAGGGCATGCGCTGTCTCTCTAGTGTTCTACATGTTGATAATAAATACAAATTGAGTCACAAAAAGCATGGAGAGATCAGAATAACCACAAAAGTTACAACTGTTGAATATCATTCCAACAAGTTAATTCTCCACTTTCCAAAAACACACTGTGCTATATAAGCATAATAATTTTTTGTATTCGATTTGAGTAATGAAGTTCAACAATACCCAAGAGATGATTTACTTATCCAAACAAATCAAGGAAATACTAGAACTAAACCATTCAAGCTCATTCCTATCTCAAATCCACCAGCTTAAGACACATATTTAACTAAGCAAGAACAGAATGACTAAACTGTTAATTGACGAATATGTTTAGCTTTGACAAGTAATTATACTTGAAGCTAATCACAAAAGTAGCAGCATG
Above is a window of Nicotiana tabacum cultivar K326 chromosome 8, ASM71507v2, whole genome shotgun sequence DNA encoding:
- the LOC107822290 gene encoding large ribosomal subunit protein uL22z-like codes for the protein MGKYSREPENPTKSCKARGSDLRVHFKNTRETAHALRKMPLDKAKRYLEDVLAHKQAIPFTRFCRGVGRTAQVKNRHSNGQGRWPVKSAGFILDLLKNAESNAEVKGLDVDSLYITHIQVNQAQKQRRRTYRAHGRINPYMSNPCHIELTLSEKEESVRKEPETQLAPSKTKASS